A part of Aegilops tauschii subsp. strangulata cultivar AL8/78 chromosome 2, Aet v6.0, whole genome shotgun sequence genomic DNA contains:
- the LOC109734742 gene encoding fructan 6-exohydrolase produces the protein MAWASGPPTTSCPPRTGRTVRPMYHNGVYHMFYQYNPLGAVWGTGNLSWGHSVSRDLVNWDALDTALDPTAPFDYNGCWSGSATILPGGIPALLYTGRIQGDKEVQVQNVAFPKNPADPLLREWVKPAYNPVIPLPADVPGDNFRDPTTAWVGRDGLWRIAVAAKVGGPNGIASTLIYRSKDFRHWKRNALPLYTSRAAGMVECPDLFPVAEPGVEEGRLGYASGPASGAVRHVLKLSVMNTTQDYYAVGRYDDVADTFVPEVDVERNADDCRTWRRFDYGHVYASKSFFDSSKNRRVLWAWANESDSQDNDIARGWSGVQTVPRKVWLDQDGKQVRQWPIEEIETLRSKRVVGLLGAQVNAGGMNKIVGVGAQADVEAIFEIPSLEEAETFQPNWLLDPQKLCEENGASVPGRVGPFGLLVMASSNMQEHTAVFFRVFRHNHKYKVLMCTDLTRSTGRDNVYKPSYGGFVDIDIEQQGRSISLRTLIDHSVVESFGGGGRTCITARVYPEHAENKNSHVFVFNNGTGLVKVSKLEAWRLAMASVNVVHGG, from the exons ATGGCGTGGGCATCAGGCCCGCCTACCACTTCCTGCCCGCCAAGAACTGGCAGAACGGTAC GACCGATGTACCACAATGGCGTGTACCACATGTTCTATCAGTACAACCCTTTGGGTGCGGTGTGGGGCACCGGCAACCTCTCATGGGGTCACTCCGTCTCCCGCGACCTCGTGAACTGGGACGCCCTTGACACCGCGCTCGACCCCACCGCCCCCTTCGACTACAATGGCTGTTGGTCAGGCTCCGCCACAATCCTCCCCGGCGGCATCCCGGCCTTGCTGTACACCGGCCGCATCCAAGGCGACAAGGAGGTGCAGGTGCAGAATGTCGCCTTCCCCAAGAACCCTGCCGACCCGCTCCTCCGCGAGTGGGTCAAGCCTGCCTACAACCCCGTCATACCACTCCCAGCCGACGTCCCTGGAGACAACTTCCGCGACCCGACCACGGCGTGGGTAGGCCGCGACGGCCTATGGCGTATCGCCGTTGCAGCCAAGGTCGGTGGCCCCAATGGCATTGCCTCCACGCTCATCTACCGGAGTAAAGACTTTCGGCACTGGAAGCGGAATGCCTTGCCGTTGTACACATCGCGCGCCGCAGGCATGGTCGAATGCCCGGACTTATTCCCGGTGGCGGAgcctggcgtggaggaggggcgaCTTGGCTACGCGTCCGGACCAGCGAGCGGTGCTGTGAGGCACGTGCTGAAGCTGAGTGTGATGAACACGACCCAAGACTACTACGCGGTCGGCAGGTATGATGACGTGGCAGACACCTTTGTGCCGGAGGTGGATGTAGAGCGCAACGCCGACGATTGCCGGACCTGGCGCCGCTTCGACTACGGGCACGTGTATGCATCAAAGTCCTTCTTCGACTCGAGCAAGAACCGGCGCGTGCTATGGGCATGGGCCAATGAGTCCGACAGCCAGGACAACGACATCGCCAGGGGCTGGTCCGGCGTTCAG ACGGTTCCGAGGAAGGTGTGGCTGGACCAAGACGGTAAGCAGGTAAGGCAGTGGCCGATCGAGGAGATCGAGACATTGAGGAGCAAACGAGTCGTCGGCTTGCTAGGAGCGCAGGTGAATGCCGGTGGCATGAACAAGATCGTTGGTGTGGGCGCGCAGGCTGATGTGGAGGCCATCTTCGAGATCCCGTCCCTAGAAGAGGCTGAGACTTTCCAGCCCAACTGGCTGCTGGACCCCCAAAAGCTATGCGAGGAGAATGGTGCGTCCGTGCCAGGCAGGGTCGGCCCTTTCGGTCTGCTCGTCATGGCCTCCAGCAATATGCAGGAGCACACGGCTGTCTTCTTCAGAGTGTTCAGACACAACCACAAGTACAAAGTTCTCATGTGCACCGACCTCACAAG ATCGACTGGGAGGGACAACGTGTACAAGCCGTCATATGGAGGGTTTGTGGACATAGACATCGAGCAGCAAGGGAGGAGCATATCTCTTAGAACATTG ATTGACCATTCGGTAGTGGAGAGCTTTGGAGGCGGGGGCCGGACATGCATCACGGCACGGGTGTACCCTGAGCACGCGGAGAACAAAAATAGCCATGTGTTCGTGTTCAATAATGGGACCGGACTCGTGAAGGTGTCCAAGCTCGAGGCATGGAGGCTGGCGATGGCTTCAGTAAACGTCGTGCATGGCGGGTGA
- the LOC109734735 gene encoding fructan 6-exohydrolase: MAGLPLAACVLAFHLCLLLLLSSSLPAVVDHGVGIRPAYHFLPAKNWQNDPNGPMYHKGVYHLFYQYNPLGAMWGTGNLSWGHSVSRDLVNWVALHTALDPTAPFDANGCWSGSATVLPSGVPALLYTGIDAHKVQVQNVAFPKNPADPFLREWVKPSYNPVILHPADVPGDSFRDPSTAWIGSDGMWRIAVAAKVGGPMGIASALVYRSKELRRWKRNASPLYTSRAAIMVECPDLFPVVRPDTEEGRLDYASIAATGAVRHVLKLSVMNTTQDYYAVGRYDDTADTFTPQEDVERNIDDCRTWRRIDYGHVYASKSFFDAGKNRRVLWAWANESDSQADDIARGWSGVQTVPRKVWLDGDGKQLRQWPIEEIETLRRKQVISLLGAQVNAGGINEIVGAGAQADVEAVFEIPSLEEAESFDPIWLLDPQKLCADKGASAFGLLVMASSDLREYTSVFFRVFKYNQKYKVLMCTDLTRSTTRANVYKPSYGGFVDMDIEEHKRSISLRTLIDHSMVESFGGGGRTCITARVYPKHVEKSDSHMYLFNNGTGVVKVSRLEAWKLATATINAVPRGS, from the exons ATGGCCGGACTCCCTCTCGCCGCGTGCGTCCTCGCCTTCCACCTCTGCCTTCTCCTCTTGCTGTCCTCTTCACTCCCCGCAGTAGTCGACCATGGCGTGGGCATCAGGCCCGCTTACCACTTCCTGCCCGCCAAAAACTGGCAGAACG ATCCGAATG GGCCAATGTACCACAAGGGTGTGTACCACTTGTTCTACCAGTACAACCCGCTTGGCGCGATGTGGGGCACCGGCAACCTCTCCTGGGGTCACTCCGTCTCCCGCGATCTCGTCAACTGGGTCGCGCTCCACACCGCGCTCGACCCCACCGCCCCCTTCGATGCGAATGGTTGTTGGTCAGGCTCCGCCACCGTTCTCCCGAGCGGCGTCCCAGCCTTACTATACACCGGCATCGACGCCCATAAGGTGCAGGTGCAAAACGTCGCCTTCCCCAAGAACCCTGCTGACCCATTCCTCCGCGAGTGGGTGAAGCCCAGCTACAACCCTGTCATCCTGCACCCGGCCGACGTCCCCGGCGACAGCTTCCGTGACCCTTCGACGGCGTGGATAGGCAGCGACGGTATGTGGCGCATCGCCGTTGCAGCCAAGGTCGGCGGCCCCATGGGCATTGCCTCCGCCCTTGTCTACCGGAGCAAGGAATTACGGCGCTGGAAGCGGAATGCCTCACCGTTGTACACGTCACGCGCCGCCATCATGGTTGAGTGCCCAGACCTGTTCCCAGTGGTGAGGCCGGACACGGAGGAGGGGCGGCTCGACTACGCATCCATTGCAGCGACCGGTGCTGTGAGGCACGTGCTGAAGCTGAGTGTGATGAACACGACTCAAGACTACTACGCGGTTGGGAGGTATGACGACACGGCGGACACCTTCACGCCACAGGAGGACGTGGAGCGCAACATCGATGATTGTCGAACTTGGCGTCGTATCGACTATGGCCATGTGTATGCATCCAAGTCCTTCTTTGACGCAGGGAAGAACCGACGCGTGTTGTGGGCGTGGGCCAACGAGTCCGATAGCCAGGCCGACGATATTGCTAGGGGCTGGTCCGGCGTCCAG ACGGTTCCGAGGAAGGTGTGGCTAGACGGCGATGGGAAGCAGCTTCGACAGTGGCCGATTGAGGAGATCGAGACGCTGAGGAGGAAACAAGTCATCAGCTTGCTCGGAGCGCAAGTGAACGCCGGTGGCATTAACGAGATCGTTGGTGCAGGCGCACAAGCTGATGTGGAGGCTGTCTTTGAGATCCCTTCCCTGGAAGAGGCCGAGAGCTTCGACCCCATCTGGCTGTTGGACCCGCAAAAGTTGTGCGCGGACAAGGGTGCGTCTGCATTTGGGCTACTCGTCATGGCCTCTAGCGACTTGCGTGAGTACACATCCGTCTTCTTTAGGGTGTTCAAATACAATCAGAAGTACAAAGTCCTCATGTGCACTGACCTCACAAG ATCGACTACGAGGGCCAATGTGTACAAGCCATCGTACGGAGGCTTTGTGGACATGGACATCGAGGAGCACAAGAGGAGTATATCTCTTAGAACATTG ATTGACCATTCGATGGTAGAGAGTTTCGGAGGAGGGGGGCGCACATGCATCACGGCACGTGTTTACCCTAAGCACGTGGAGAAGAGCGATAGCCACATGTACCTGTTCAACAACGGAACCGGTGTTGTGAAGGTGTCCAGGCTCGAAGCATGGAAGCTGGCAACGGCGACCATAAACGCCGTCCCTCGTGGGTCATAA